A part of Vigna radiata var. radiata cultivar VC1973A chromosome 11, Vradiata_ver6, whole genome shotgun sequence genomic DNA contains:
- the LOC106776350 gene encoding probable acyl-activating enzyme 1, peroxisomal yields the protein MWHVLEGFQMEGSIRCSANYVPLTPITFLDRAAVVYRHRPSIVFGDVTYTWQQTHQRCIKLASSISQLGVGLAPGDVVAVLAPNVPAMYELHFAVPMSGAVLCTLNTRHDSVMVSLLLKHSEAKLIFVDYELLDIARGALQILSKTTTNLPQLVLISECGDRSPLHASNTLIYEDLIERGELGFEVRRPKDEWGPISLNYTSGTTSNPKGVIYSHRGAYLNSLATVLLNEMKSMPVYLWCVPMFHCNGWCLPWAIAVQGGTNVCQRKVTAEGIFGNIFRHKVTHMSGAPTVLNMIINSPPEVRKPLPGKVEVMTGGAPPPPDVIFRMEELGFGVTHSYGLTETYGPATICAWKPEWNNLSRVAQAKLKARQGVAHVGLEDLDIKDPETMKSVPGDAKTIGEVMFRGNTIMNGYLKNLEATEEAFKGGWFRSGDLGVKHPDGYIELKDRSKDIIISGGENISTIELEGVIFSHPAVLEAAVVGRPDDYWGETPCAFVKLKEGCTATEDEIIQFCRNRLPHYMAPRTVVFADLPKTSTGKTQKFVLREKARALRGLTRNTSRL from the exons ATGTGGCATGTGCTTGAAGGGTTTCAGATGGAAGGAAGTATCCGCTGCTCTGCTAACTATGTTCCGCTCACTCCGATCACCTTTTTGGACCGCGCCGCCGTCGTTTACCGCCACAGACCTTCTATCGTCTTCGGCGACGTTACCTACACGTGGCAACAGACCCACCAGCGCTGCATCAAACTCGCTTCTTCCATTTCTCAACTCGGTGTCGGTCTTGCTCCCGGCGATGTG GTTGCTGTATTGGCCCCTAATGTTCCAGCTATGTATGAGCTACATTTTGCTGTTCCGATGTCAGGGGCTGTTCTCTGCACCCTAAATACTCGTCACGATTCTGTAATGGTCTCATTGTTGCTAAAACATTCTGAGGCTAAACTTATCTTCGTTGATTATGAATTACTCGATATTGCTAGGGGGGCACTTCAAATCCTTTCAAAAACCACCACCAACCTTCCCCAGTTGGTCTTAATTTCGGAGTGTGGTGACCGATCACCTCTCCATGCTAGCAACACTTTGATATATGAGGATCTTATAGAAAGAGGGGAGCTTGGATTCGAGGTGAGGAGGCCAAAAGATGAATGGGGTCCAATCTCACTGAATTACACTTCTGGGACTACATCCAACCCCAAAGGTGTGATCTATAGTCACAGAGGTGCCTATCTTAATTCTCTTGCTACTGTTCTGCTTAACGAGATGAAGTCTATGCCCGTGTATCTGTGGTGTGTTCCCATGTTTCATTGCAATGGTTGGTGCCTCCCTTGGGCAATTGCTGTTCAAGGTGGCACAAATGTCTGCCAAAGAAAAGTGACTGCCGAAGGGATATTTGGCAATATTTTTAGGCACAAGGTTACCCACATGTCAGGTGCACCCACAGTTTTAAACATGATAATCAATTCACCTCCTGAAGTGCGGAAGCCGCTTCCTGGGAAGGTGGAAGTGATGACAGGTGGTGCACCCCCTCCGCCGGATGTGATCTTTCGGATGGAAGAGCTTGGATTTGGTGTGACTCATTCCTATGGTTTGACAGAAACTTATGGTCCAGCGACAATTTGTGCATGGAAACCAGAATGGAACAATCTGTCTCGAGTTGCGCAGGCAAAACTCAAGGCCCGACAAGGAGTGGCTCATGTTGGATTGGAAGATCTAGATATTAAAGATCCAGAAACAATGAAGAGTGTACCGGGTGATGCAAAAACAATCGGTGAGGTGATGTTCAGGGGCAACACTATCATGAATGGTTATCTGAAAAATTTGGAAGCAACAGAAGAAGCATTTAAAGGTGGATGGTTTCGGAGTGGGGATTTGGGAGTGAAGCATCCTGATGGATACATTGAGCTTAAGGATCGGTCAAAGGACATCATAATCTCTGGGGGAGAAAACATCAGCACAATTGAGTTAGAAGGAGTGATTTTCAGTCATCCAGCAGTTCTTGAAGCAGCTGTTGTTGGGAGACCTGATGATTATTGGGGAGAGACACCTTGTGCATTTGTGAAACTCAAGGAGGGCTGCACTGCTACAGAAGATGAGATTATCCAATTTTGTCGGAATCGTTTGCCTCATTATATGGCTCCTCGAACTGTGGTGTTTGCTGATCTGCCAAAGACATCAACAGGCAAGACACAGAAATTTGTTCTGAGGGAGAAGGCAAGGGCTTTGAGAGGCTTGACTAGGAACACTAGCCGTTTATAA
- the LOC106776583 gene encoding ethylene-responsive transcription factor ERF020: MNKSSALHATCPSRDNKFKGVRRRKWGKWVSEIRVPGTQERLWLGTYVTPEAAAVAHDVAVYCLRRPSSLDKLNLPDTLSSYSGQLRDMSPRSVQKVASDVGMDVDARHIAAGGSSSGVAQSPESEKKMEERNGVVGADDSDEFWWNGLEGYDSGTWKGSGEDCADRDALNISIEDYL; the protein is encoded by the coding sequence ATGAATAAAAGTTCAGCGCTGCATGCAACGTGTCCAAGCAGGGACAACAAGTTTAAGGGTGTTCGCCGTCGCAAATGGGGCAAGTGGGTGTCGGAGATTCGAGTTCCGGGAACCCAAGAGCGGCTCTGGCTGGGAACCTACGTAACGCCGGAGGCGGCGGCGGTTGCCCACGACGTCGCCGTATACTGTCTCAGGAGGCCTTCTTCGTTGGACAAACTTAACTTGCCAGACACCTTGTCTTCTTACAGTGGTCAGCTGAGGGACATGTCTCCAAGGTCTGTTCAGAAGGTGGCTTCCGATGTTGGCATGGATGTTGACGCCAGACACATTGCTGCCGGCGGAAGTTCAAGTGGGGTGGCACAAAGTCCGGAGAGTGAGAAGAAAATGGAGGAAAGGAATGGCGTTGTTGGAGCTGATGATTCTGATGAGTTTTGGTGGAATGGTTTGGAGGGTTATGATAGTGGGACTTGGAAAGGAAGTGGTGAAGATTGTGCAGATAGGGATGCCTTGAACATTTCCATTGAAGACTACCTTTAG